One genomic region from Catenovulum adriaticum encodes:
- a CDS encoding glycoside hydrolase family 28 protein, with the protein MINRRKFLKTSLAAFAAAQFTAFNVIARQLENYLTQFEKNRSKNPTRQPIKQTKTLNVKSFGALGNGAALDTKSIQNAINKAASYADGGTLIFPEGQYHTGSLTLKNNVHLHFEQGATLLGSTNIYDYQSHDGMVHSLLEANRCKNIAISGPGSIDGRGRELALNINDLHHRGVRVEPDFNDRRNRSRHRPSVIAFHHCEDIKLYDINIKNSAGWVQHYAGCRYLEIDNMKVESDAFWNNDGIDINDCENVKITGCFVNAADDAICLKSTTGGQFHNNHVYISDCVLRSSSNGIKFGTESMWGFTNVEIENIQVFDTYRSAIALETVDGAKLENVKINNVDAYNVGCAIFIRRGQRNRDVPVNTPVGNLKNIKISNVKAYISFLRADAEYQVRGPALNSFFNPIPASISGLPDAHVENVILENIEISYPGRANKGFAYRPADLPDLVPQERAEYPEYTMFGELPAWGLFVRHVTGLKMNNIKLVAREADFRPAYVFNDVQNLTLNKSDILSTNNTQVVCNKVVQVKISEVKGLNKAGNLESLSRNVLKIDEQSRQVSWH; encoded by the coding sequence ATGATTAATAGAAGAAAGTTTTTAAAAACGTCCTTAGCGGCATTTGCTGCTGCCCAGTTTACCGCTTTCAATGTAATAGCACGTCAATTAGAGAATTATTTGACTCAATTTGAAAAAAACCGTTCAAAAAATCCAACTCGTCAGCCTATTAAACAAACAAAAACTTTAAATGTTAAATCATTTGGCGCGTTAGGGAACGGAGCAGCTTTAGATACAAAATCGATTCAAAATGCGATTAATAAAGCCGCTAGTTACGCAGATGGGGGAACACTTATTTTCCCTGAAGGGCAATACCATACAGGTTCTTTAACTTTAAAGAATAATGTGCATTTACATTTTGAACAGGGCGCTACTTTATTGGGTAGCACAAATATTTATGATTACCAATCGCATGACGGTATGGTGCATTCATTATTAGAAGCTAATCGTTGTAAAAATATCGCAATTAGTGGCCCTGGTTCAATTGATGGACGCGGCCGTGAACTTGCACTAAATATAAATGATTTGCATCACAGAGGAGTAAGAGTTGAACCGGACTTTAATGATCGTCGAAATCGCTCTCGACATCGTCCGAGCGTGATTGCTTTCCACCACTGCGAAGATATTAAATTATACGATATTAACATAAAAAATAGTGCTGGCTGGGTACAGCATTATGCTGGTTGTCGTTACCTTGAAATAGACAACATGAAAGTAGAAAGTGATGCATTTTGGAACAATGATGGTATAGATATTAATGACTGTGAAAACGTTAAAATTACGGGTTGTTTTGTCAACGCTGCAGATGATGCGATTTGTTTAAAGTCGACAACAGGTGGTCAGTTTCATAATAACCATGTTTATATTTCAGATTGTGTTTTACGTTCAAGTTCAAATGGTATTAAGTTTGGTACTGAATCTATGTGGGGGTTTACGAATGTTGAAATTGAAAATATTCAGGTTTTTGACACTTACCGTAGTGCAATTGCCTTAGAGACAGTGGATGGCGCTAAACTTGAAAATGTAAAAATAAACAATGTAGATGCATATAATGTTGGATGTGCAATTTTCATTCGTCGTGGACAAAGAAATCGGGATGTGCCAGTTAATACTCCAGTGGGTAATTTAAAGAATATTAAAATTTCTAATGTCAAAGCCTACATTTCGTTCTTAAGAGCAGATGCTGAATATCAAGTCCGTGGACCTGCATTAAATAGCTTTTTTAATCCTATTCCAGCCTCTATTAGTGGGTTACCAGATGCGCATGTCGAAAATGTCATTTTAGAAAATATTGAAATTAGCTATCCAGGTAGAGCGAATAAAGGATTTGCGTATCGACCCGCGGATTTACCTGATTTAGTTCCGCAAGAAAGAGCTGAGTATCCAGAGTATACCATGTTTGGTGAATTACCGGCTTGGGGGCTATTTGTTCGCCATGTCACAGGCTTAAAAATGAACAATATCAAGTTAGTTGCGCGGGAGGCTGATTTTAGACCAGCTTATGTGTTCAATGACGTGCAAAATTTGACACTAAACAAGAGCGATATCTTATCTACGAACAATACACAAGTTGTTTGTAATAAGGTTGTTCAAGTTAAAATTAGCGAGGTTAAAGGGTTGAATAAAGCAGGTAATCTTGAGTCTTTAAGTCGTAATGTATTAAAAATTGATGAGCAAAGTCGTCAAGTCAGCTGGCATTAA
- a CDS encoding inositol oxygenase family protein yields MAITDNNNQESFGEFRNYTDSKFQDRVERTYREMQTNQTVSFVKAKKEHYSKLAHGSMNVYQVFKLLEDIVDESDPDSDMPQIIHAYQSAESIFEFAMKNETELRDDLSIKELFKDQAWNELPTKWRELYQANTIKTLYKEITDWSWFPLVGFIHDLGKVMLLPRFGELQQWCVVGDTYPVGAPFSSSNVFYEKEFFHLSQDYPEFEKQDEHTFGQYQRHCGFDHVDMTWGHDEYIYEVMHQGSSLNEEALYLLRYHSFYPWHTPQNGSLAYTELASEFDWYMLPLLKAFQKADLYSKTPDLPPQDVLEAKYTALLKKYIPADKIDW; encoded by the coding sequence ATGGCAATTACAGATAATAATAACCAGGAATCATTCGGGGAGTTCAGAAATTATACTGATTCCAAGTTTCAAGATCGAGTTGAAAGAACCTATCGTGAAATGCAGACCAACCAAACAGTGAGCTTTGTTAAGGCCAAAAAAGAACATTATTCTAAATTAGCCCATGGCAGTATGAATGTATATCAGGTATTTAAACTGCTTGAAGATATTGTGGATGAAAGCGATCCAGATAGTGATATGCCGCAAATTATTCATGCTTATCAGTCTGCTGAATCTATTTTTGAATTTGCAATGAAAAACGAAACAGAGCTCAGAGACGATTTATCAATAAAAGAGCTCTTTAAAGACCAGGCATGGAACGAACTTCCAACTAAATGGCGTGAACTTTATCAGGCTAATACCATTAAAACTTTATACAAAGAGATAACGGATTGGTCTTGGTTTCCATTAGTTGGATTTATTCATGATTTAGGTAAAGTCATGCTACTGCCCAGATTTGGTGAGTTACAACAATGGTGTGTTGTTGGTGATACCTATCCGGTTGGTGCACCTTTTTCAAGCTCAAATGTTTTTTATGAAAAAGAATTTTTCCATTTAAGTCAGGATTACCCTGAATTTGAAAAGCAAGATGAGCACACTTTTGGTCAATACCAACGTCACTGTGGATTTGATCATGTTGACATGACATGGGGACATGATGAATACATATACGAAGTCATGCATCAAGGCAGCAGTTTAAATGAAGAAGCTTTATATTTACTAAGATATCATTCATTTTACCCTTGGCACACGCCTCAAAATGGCAGCTTGGCATATACTGAATTAGCGTCTGAGTTTGATTGGTACATGTTGCCTTTATTAAAAGCTTTTCAAAAAGCCGATTTATATTCAAAAACACCAGACTTACCACCACAAGATGTACTAGAAGCGAAATACACGGCTTTACTTAAAAAATACATCCCAGCAGACAAAATAGACTGGTAG
- a CDS encoding aldose epimerase family protein — protein MTLSIHVENYGSSPAGETVELFTLTNAQGAWASISNFGATLVSLHTPDYKGHMADIVLGYDKLEDYFTNEPYIGATIGRVINRINNGQCKIDGKEYSFEKNNGINHIHGGSQGFNKKVWRAETFETEESVGVHFDLLSEDGDQGYPGNLKVRTTYELHNDNELTCEFTATTDKTTLINMSNHSYFNLDLANQTDILDHQLQINAAQVTLLNKDLIPTGEVSDVEGTAFDFTQTKAIGRDINMQDEQLKLAGGYDINYVLLDDDNVLKAAAIISDPQSRRRLTIKTTDPCIQFYTANFLDGTLTGKGRSFEKHSALCLEPQHAPDAPNQAKFKSIELKPGEIYNSKMSFAFDTL, from the coding sequence ATGACACTATCAATACATGTTGAAAATTATGGTTCATCGCCTGCAGGTGAAACCGTAGAATTATTTACCCTAACCAACGCTCAAGGCGCTTGGGCAAGTATCAGCAATTTTGGGGCAACTTTAGTCAGTTTACATACCCCTGATTATAAAGGCCATATGGCAGATATTGTATTAGGGTATGACAAACTAGAAGACTATTTTACCAATGAGCCTTATATAGGTGCGACTATTGGTCGGGTAATTAACCGTATTAATAATGGCCAATGTAAGATTGATGGTAAAGAATATAGCTTTGAAAAAAATAACGGAATTAATCACATACATGGCGGCTCACAAGGTTTTAATAAAAAAGTTTGGCGAGCTGAAACATTTGAAACAGAAGAAAGTGTCGGTGTTCACTTTGATTTATTAAGTGAAGACGGTGATCAGGGCTATCCGGGTAATTTAAAGGTTCGTACAACTTATGAACTTCATAATGACAATGAACTCACTTGTGAATTTACCGCCACTACTGATAAAACCACTTTGATTAATATGTCGAATCATAGTTATTTTAATCTGGATTTAGCAAACCAGACTGACATTTTAGATCATCAGTTACAAATTAATGCCGCGCAAGTTACTTTATTAAATAAAGACTTAATCCCAACCGGTGAGGTGTCTGATGTTGAGGGCACAGCTTTTGACTTCACCCAGACAAAAGCAATCGGGCGTGATATTAATATGCAGGATGAGCAATTAAAGCTGGCTGGCGGTTATGACATTAATTATGTGCTGTTAGATGATGATAATGTTTTAAAAGCGGCAGCTATCATTTCAGATCCACAAAGCAGACGTCGTTTAACCATAAAAACAACTGACCCTTGTATTCAATTTTACACCGCTAATTTTTTAGATGGAACTTTAACAGGTAAAGGGCGCTCATTTGAAAAGCACTCTGCTTTATGTCTGGAGCCTCAACACGCACCGGATGCCCCAAATCAAGCTAAGTTTAAGTCTATCGAGTTAAAGCCCGGAGAAATCTATAACAGTAAAATGAGCTTTGCATTTGATACTCTTTAG
- a CDS encoding sugar phosphate isomerase/epimerase family protein, which produces MLNLGLRAHDFGQGTPEEIAESLAQYKSAKCIQLALAKSFPFIEEKAGQLSPGFANYVRDAFAAQDINIAVLGCYINPIHPDPAVKEQSLLRFEEHLRFARDFGCAIVGTETGSKNPDCIYHPESQTEASFLELVDAVKRLSKVAEKYGSIVGIEGVAHHHTIHNYEKMVRMLDMVDSPNVQVIYDPVNFFPPDQTTEQHKFMDEAFERFGDRIVAIHAKDYIIKNGIKWGDLPSGSGNMDHQHLFKLLKDKKPGIQIILEATGHAKADEVLAFLQSEYQAALG; this is translated from the coding sequence ATGTTGAATTTAGGTTTAAGAGCTCATGATTTTGGACAAGGTACACCAGAAGAAATTGCAGAAAGCTTAGCTCAGTACAAATCGGCAAAGTGTATTCAGCTGGCATTAGCTAAGTCATTTCCTTTTATTGAAGAAAAAGCAGGCCAGTTATCTCCTGGGTTTGCAAACTATGTGCGAGATGCATTTGCTGCTCAAGATATTAATATTGCCGTGCTAGGGTGTTATATAAACCCTATCCACCCTGACCCTGCGGTAAAAGAACAGTCTTTATTGCGATTTGAAGAGCATTTGCGTTTTGCTCGTGATTTTGGTTGTGCAATTGTTGGGACTGAGACCGGCTCAAAAAATCCAGATTGTATTTACCATCCTGAATCACAAACCGAGGCGTCGTTTTTAGAGCTAGTTGATGCGGTTAAACGGTTATCTAAAGTCGCTGAGAAATATGGTTCAATCGTTGGGATAGAGGGCGTTGCACACCATCATACCATTCATAATTATGAAAAAATGGTACGTATGCTTGATATGGTTGATTCACCAAATGTACAAGTTATTTACGATCCGGTTAATTTTTTCCCACCCGATCAAACAACCGAACAGCACAAGTTTATGGATGAAGCTTTTGAGCGTTTTGGCGACAGAATAGTGGCTATTCATGCCAAAGATTACATTATAAAAAATGGCATTAAGTGGGGCGATTTGCCATCTGGCAGCGGCAACATGGATCATCAACATTTGTTTAAATTATTGAAAGATAAAAAGCCAGGCATTCAAATTATTTTAGAAGCAACCGGTCATGCCAAAGCTGATGAGGTATTAGCTTTTTTACAGTCAGAATATCAAGCTGCTTTAGGTTAA
- a CDS encoding TonB-dependent receptor, whose product MKTIFNKSLLSLAVISGISGLYVPTALAAEDDSNTEVDEVIQVKGFRSSLIQARDLKRDAIGSQDSIVAEDIADFPDLNLADSLQRVPGIAITREGGEGRNISLRGLGPDFARVQVNGMEGLATSASAMDSRGSVTRSRAFDFNIFASELFNQIDVKKSYQASLDEGGIGGTVNLRSAKPFDYDGFTAAANGQLGTNSQAGEIDPRASVIISNTWGDFGALVSASYSKRHINEQGYNSYRWRTRTVDSDGYSDSLSQEVKDALEAGEIYFNRGNRYSVWENTQQRTGLTTALQYRPSKNLSFELDILYSELENDRQEFHLPTAGSSSTALGYIDALEIIPASDGDGYEAVYGEFSGTTLRTETREDLDKTEFTQITLSNRWVVSDNLILKGLIGHSESDFSQPKLEKFYTETVSDITTDFRGDRRFDPVNTYSIDTADVSNWTFREIDLKEDYITNTFDVVSVDGNYVLTDDAELKFGFSLKEFENSQVRRLNNDLGRNQDTPVNNDVRTIDQFAYTYTEHDSQDWIGIDFDKALDFYGVDTDLGDEHFVSSASGVVQEDTNGAYVEYEWSQYFSDSVLRGNIGLRYYDTEITSSGIVSGSDVAISSDYNGVLPTLNLAWEPTDEIVVRFSAAKNITRPSLDALTVSGNVQVDPDGSRGLSIQAGNPGLQPFESINYDTSFEWYFSEEGSFAAGLFLKKIDNFVFENTVEMPYSETGFPLSLLDEASGQTGDTQFSYSRPENGQSTDIKGLELSYQTLLGFLPSPFNNIGIVTNYTYADADFLYENVQGSGESQYKKFPGLSKNSYNFTVFYETEKWGGRIAAASRSDYISLVEGGLADEDERGFHGTTFVDMSVFYQVNDSLKLTLEGVNLTDETDEQYSDRADRIYNVTTSGRTFYLGASYKF is encoded by the coding sequence ATGAAAACTATTTTTAATAAAAGTTTACTTTCTTTAGCCGTTATTAGTGGGATATCTGGGCTTTATGTTCCAACTGCATTAGCAGCCGAAGATGATTCAAATACTGAAGTCGATGAAGTTATCCAAGTTAAAGGCTTTAGAAGCTCACTAATTCAAGCTAGAGATTTAAAGCGAGATGCGATTGGCTCACAAGACAGCATTGTTGCTGAAGATATTGCCGATTTTCCAGATCTAAATTTAGCTGATTCGTTGCAGCGGGTACCTGGTATTGCGATTACTCGTGAAGGTGGTGAAGGTCGTAATATATCTTTACGTGGTTTGGGACCAGATTTTGCGCGAGTACAAGTTAATGGTATGGAAGGGTTAGCAACCAGCGCATCTGCAATGGACAGTCGTGGCTCAGTCACTCGCTCTCGTGCTTTTGATTTTAATATATTTGCCTCAGAGTTATTTAACCAAATTGATGTAAAAAAATCGTACCAAGCTAGTTTAGATGAGGGGGGTATTGGGGGGACAGTTAATTTACGTTCAGCAAAGCCTTTTGATTATGATGGGTTTACCGCTGCTGCAAATGGACAGCTTGGTACCAATAGCCAAGCAGGTGAAATAGATCCTCGTGCATCTGTGATTATCTCTAATACTTGGGGTGATTTTGGTGCTTTAGTTTCTGCTTCTTACAGTAAACGACATATTAATGAACAAGGCTATAATAGTTACCGTTGGAGAACTCGCACGGTAGATAGTGACGGTTACAGTGATTCATTATCTCAAGAGGTAAAAGATGCGTTAGAAGCAGGCGAAATTTATTTTAATCGAGGTAATCGTTATTCGGTTTGGGAAAATACTCAGCAAAGAACGGGCTTAACAACAGCGTTACAATATAGACCATCAAAAAACTTATCGTTTGAACTAGATATTTTATACAGTGAACTTGAAAATGATCGTCAAGAGTTTCACTTACCAACAGCAGGGTCTAGTAGCACGGCATTAGGTTATATAGATGCACTTGAAATTATTCCAGCTTCAGACGGTGATGGTTATGAAGCCGTTTATGGCGAGTTTTCTGGCACCACACTTCGAACTGAAACTAGGGAAGATTTAGATAAAACAGAATTTACTCAAATTACCTTATCAAACCGTTGGGTTGTATCAGATAACTTAATATTGAAAGGGTTAATTGGTCATTCTGAATCAGACTTTAGTCAACCAAAACTTGAAAAATTTTATACTGAAACCGTGTCAGATATAACAACAGATTTCAGAGGAGATCGCCGCTTTGATCCGGTTAATACTTATTCAATTGATACTGCTGATGTTTCTAATTGGACATTCAGAGAAATAGATCTAAAAGAAGATTATATAACAAATACGTTTGATGTTGTAAGCGTGGATGGTAATTATGTGCTTACCGACGACGCTGAACTTAAATTTGGATTCTCTTTAAAAGAATTTGAAAATAGTCAGGTACGCCGTTTAAATAATGACTTAGGTCGTAACCAAGATACGCCAGTTAATAATGATGTGAGAACGATTGATCAATTTGCCTACACGTATACCGAACATGATTCTCAAGATTGGATAGGCATAGATTTTGACAAAGCGCTTGATTTTTATGGTGTAGACACAGATTTAGGTGATGAGCACTTTGTAAGCAGTGCATCTGGTGTTGTGCAAGAAGATACGAATGGTGCCTATGTTGAATACGAATGGAGCCAGTATTTTTCTGACAGTGTATTACGAGGTAATATTGGGCTTCGTTATTATGATACTGAGATAACTTCGTCAGGGATAGTCAGTGGCTCAGATGTAGCGATTAGCTCTGATTATAATGGCGTATTACCTACCTTAAACTTAGCTTGGGAACCGACAGACGAGATTGTGGTACGATTTAGCGCAGCTAAAAACATAACTCGTCCTTCTCTTGATGCATTAACTGTTTCTGGTAATGTTCAAGTTGATCCAGATGGTTCTCGAGGTTTATCTATTCAAGCGGGTAACCCAGGTTTGCAACCGTTTGAATCAATCAACTACGATACTTCTTTTGAATGGTATTTTTCAGAAGAAGGTTCATTTGCTGCAGGCCTTTTCTTAAAGAAAATTGATAATTTTGTATTTGAAAATACAGTAGAAATGCCTTATTCAGAAACAGGCTTCCCACTTTCATTATTGGATGAAGCTTCGGGACAAACTGGTGACACTCAATTTTCGTATTCACGCCCCGAAAATGGTCAATCGACTGATATCAAAGGGTTAGAGCTGTCTTATCAAACATTACTAGGATTTTTACCATCGCCTTTTAATAACATAGGTATCGTTACTAACTATACTTATGCTGATGCAGACTTTTTATATGAAAATGTTCAAGGTTCTGGCGAATCTCAATATAAAAAATTCCCAGGGCTTTCGAAAAATTCATACAACTTTACGGTGTTTTATGAAACTGAAAAGTGGGGTGGACGTATTGCTGCCGCTTCTCGTAGCGACTACATCAGTTTAGTTGAAGGTGGTTTAGCGGATGAAGATGAACGAGGCTTCCATGGTACAACTTTTGTAGATATGTCGGTTTTTTATCAAGTTAATGATAGCCTTAAGTTAACTTTAGAAGGTGTTAATTTAACAGATGAAACTGACGAACAATACAGTGATAGGGCGGATCGTATTTACAATGTTACAACTAGCGGCCGAACCTTTTATTTAGGGGCTTCATATAAATTTTAA
- a CDS encoding metallophosphoesterase has protein sequence MKLFKQAILAGFICLLTVKAFANDLVNTRIAFLPDIHFQDIYANLNLDDQSGFKIPMLVRSMRAQINSTRLFNEPYFAFITALDDLAKKGIKLVVLPGDFSDDGQPVHLQKLKQLFAHYEQRYGMRFYLSPGNHDPAKPWKSAHGKADFLNAQGQEYSIYSLQHSACKTKPIKADYCNDNLSAMGYQGLFDSLGEFGFSPRKDDLYFETPFSDYSLNDYNVKKGQQAAALVKREFSLCADSDNCMQMPDLSYLVEPIKGLWLLSIDANVYEPKSFEQNLNKISQLQNSDLLNGSSYAGFNSVIHNKAFLIDWIKTVVTRAKAHNKTLIAFSHFPLGDFYDQSAQYLAHFAGKDTFNKRRFPLEQTLKTFADTGLKLHIAGHMHINDSSVYQGEKGNALFNIQAPSIAAYSPAYKLITLNSASEFEVETIAIDQVENFDILFEYYKKEHAFLTQNNPQKIWSSQILSAKNYREFTEFHLLGLIQSRFLARDWQASEISLFKQLSGLDLIALSLMDAQVQLSAEAIISQKQAYEKFNQSNAWGNAMQQAKHWLVKHQQAADSWQWPAMRLIEDFFRLSNADALARREDITIQQINLYRLLISNVNPDECHITSQLDSETNFINRFSCLILTLEQYINSEPSDHFVINLKHLSLEKK, from the coding sequence ATGAAATTGTTTAAACAGGCTATTCTGGCCGGATTTATTTGCTTGTTAACCGTTAAAGCTTTTGCAAATGATTTAGTCAATACTCGAATTGCCTTCTTGCCGGATATCCATTTCCAGGACATTTATGCAAACTTGAATCTTGATGATCAATCTGGATTTAAAATACCCATGTTGGTACGTAGTATGCGAGCCCAAATTAATTCAACTCGCCTTTTTAACGAACCTTATTTTGCATTTATAACGGCGTTGGATGATTTAGCAAAAAAAGGTATAAAACTCGTTGTTTTACCGGGTGACTTTAGTGACGATGGTCAACCTGTACACTTACAAAAATTAAAACAATTATTTGCTCACTATGAACAGCGTTATGGAATGCGCTTTTATCTATCTCCAGGTAATCATGATCCGGCTAAACCTTGGAAAAGCGCACATGGTAAAGCCGATTTTTTAAATGCCCAAGGGCAGGAATATTCAATTTATAGTCTGCAGCATTCAGCTTGCAAAACCAAGCCTATTAAAGCAGATTATTGTAACGATAATTTAAGTGCAATGGGTTATCAGGGGCTATTTGACTCATTAGGCGAGTTTGGTTTTTCGCCAAGAAAAGATGATTTATATTTTGAAACCCCTTTTTCTGACTATTCGTTAAATGATTATAATGTAAAAAAAGGTCAGCAGGCTGCGGCATTAGTGAAAAGGGAATTTTCATTATGTGCTGATAGTGATAATTGCATGCAAATGCCAGATTTAAGTTATTTGGTAGAACCGATAAAAGGTCTCTGGTTATTGTCGATTGATGCCAACGTTTATGAACCTAAGTCATTCGAGCAAAATTTAAATAAAATCAGTCAGCTGCAAAACAGTGACTTATTAAATGGTTCCAGCTATGCAGGTTTTAACTCGGTTATTCATAATAAAGCGTTTTTAATTGACTGGATAAAAACTGTGGTTACACGAGCCAAAGCTCATAACAAAACCTTAATCGCATTTAGTCACTTTCCGCTAGGGGATTTTTATGATCAATCCGCTCAATATCTGGCGCATTTCGCAGGCAAAGATACTTTTAATAAACGTCGATTTCCACTTGAGCAGACGTTAAAAACTTTTGCTGACACTGGGCTTAAACTCCATATTGCAGGGCATATGCATATTAATGACTCGTCGGTGTATCAGGGTGAAAAAGGCAATGCTTTATTTAATATTCAAGCGCCGTCCATCGCTGCATATAGCCCAGCTTATAAATTAATCACCCTGAATTCAGCCTCTGAGTTTGAAGTTGAAACCATTGCCATTGATCAGGTCGAAAATTTTGATATATTGTTTGAGTATTACAAAAAAGAACATGCATTTCTAACACAAAATAACCCTCAAAAAATTTGGTCCAGTCAGATTTTATCTGCTAAAAATTATCGAGAATTTACTGAATTTCATTTATTAGGGTTGATTCAAAGTCGTTTTTTGGCACGAGATTGGCAAGCCTCTGAAATTAGTTTATTTAAGCAACTATCTGGGCTTGATTTAATTGCCTTAAGTTTAATGGATGCACAAGTTCAACTTTCTGCAGAGGCTATTATTAGCCAAAAACAGGCATATGAAAAATTTAACCAAAGCAATGCTTGGGGTAATGCAATGCAGCAGGCCAAGCATTGGTTAGTTAAGCATCAACAAGCGGCTGATAGTTGGCAATGGCCGGCAATGCGATTAATTGAAGATTTTTTTCGTTTATCTAATGCGGATGCTTTGGCAAGGCGAGAAGATATAACTATCCAGCAAATTAACTTATATCGTTTATTAATATCTAATGTGAATCCAGATGAATGCCATATCACGAGTCAGTTAGATTCAGAGACTAACTTTATTAATCGATTCTCTTGTTTAATTTTGACGTTAGAACAGTACATTAACTCAGAACCATCCGATCATTTTGTGATAAATTTGAAACACTTAAGCTTAGAGAAAAAATAA
- a CDS encoding Ca2+-dependent phosphoinositide-specific phospholipase C gives MELKYNLFFKLIFNSFILSCFLFRGAVNANQNMPLDLKLNQIQILGSHNSYKRAIPPSVFDFIKSENSQLAQALNYSHPDLETQLNMGLRQLEIDILKDDIGGYFLNPLGENIAQKPLLTEQENKALAQPGFKVMHKPDIDFMSHCVLFTDCLKQLNLWSAQNSNHLPIFVLMNIKESENRIVKGQKPQRFTPQDFRKLDQLLVNSFKNKLYTPDKLKREYASLPEAVKHQGWPSLNEMRGKFIFLLDASAEQLTRYRGNNKNLSGLSLFASFEEDDPGAAIFVVNNPIAQFDKIQRLVDLGFIVRTRSDANTSDAMNQNYKRVNAAILSGAQIISTDYYLNSPQSERDNFKVSFESDKWINFPQQ, from the coding sequence GTGGAATTAAAATATAACCTTTTTTTTAAATTGATATTTAATTCGTTTATATTGAGTTGTTTTTTATTTAGGGGCGCTGTTAATGCTAATCAAAATATGCCGCTGGATTTAAAGCTGAATCAGATTCAAATATTAGGTTCGCATAATAGTTACAAAAGAGCGATTCCACCGTCGGTATTCGATTTTATTAAATCTGAAAATAGCCAATTAGCACAAGCGTTAAATTATTCACACCCAGATTTAGAAACTCAGCTTAATATGGGACTTAGGCAGCTCGAAATAGATATTTTAAAAGATGATATAGGTGGGTATTTTTTAAACCCTTTAGGTGAAAATATTGCTCAGAAACCATTATTAACCGAGCAAGAAAACAAAGCGTTAGCTCAACCCGGTTTTAAAGTAATGCACAAGCCTGATATTGATTTTATGAGTCACTGTGTTTTATTTACTGATTGTTTAAAACAGTTAAACCTTTGGTCAGCTCAAAACTCTAATCATTTACCCATATTTGTATTAATGAATATAAAAGAAAGTGAAAACCGTATTGTTAAAGGTCAAAAACCACAGCGTTTTACCCCACAAGATTTTCGCAAGCTTGACCAGCTGTTGGTGAACAGCTTTAAAAATAAACTTTATACACCTGATAAATTAAAAAGGGAGTATGCATCTTTACCTGAAGCGGTTAAACATCAAGGTTGGCCTAGCCTCAACGAGATGCGTGGCAAATTTATCTTTTTGTTAGATGCATCTGCTGAGCAATTAACACGTTATCGAGGTAATAATAAAAATCTCTCAGGTTTATCATTATTTGCAAGCTTTGAGGAAGATGATCCCGGAGCCGCTATTTTTGTTGTGAATAATCCAATTGCTCAATTTGATAAGATCCAGCGGTTAGTTGATTTAGGTTTTATTGTTCGAACCCGCTCTGATGCCAATACCAGTGACGCGATGAATCAAAACTATAAAAGAGTTAATGCGGCTATTTTAAGTGGGGCTCAAATTATTTCTACCGATTATTATTTAAATTCACCTCAGTCAGAACGAGATAATTTTAAAGTGAGTTTTGAATCTGATAAATGGATCAATTTTCCGCAGCAGTAA